A section of the Coriobacteriia bacterium genome encodes:
- a CDS encoding 4Fe-4S binding protein has product MSADSNETQVSSTARTSTKSDKPAQRASRNLRLVVLGIGLAIITGIGIAHQRGVKVVGVDALCPFGGIETLWTLITSATLIQRVAVSSVILLGVTLAIAVVFRRAFCGYICPLGAIQEFAAKIGLKLFKGKRPQMPAAIDKPARFLKYAILVFFAVWSWQAASLVIRPYDPWVAWMHLTSAELLAEFAIGFGVLVVSIIGSVVYDRFFCKYLCPMGGLLGAISRLSIFKVRRNDSTCTDCKLCDKVCPVNVKVSTVDVVNDAECINCNECVNVCPVKDTLVVSSGPAPAKSLSPTMVLGLTVALVAVGIGLPTVTGSFAWTMPSLEKTVEQAGGTINVEDIKGSMTFAEISKVTGIPEEVFTEKYGVKPEEMSSKIKDLAPIYGFDVHTDLRDFIAEKLAEQPAQ; this is encoded by the coding sequence GTGTCAGCAGATTCGAACGAGACGCAGGTCTCGAGCACGGCTAGAACCAGCACGAAGAGCGATAAGCCGGCGCAGCGGGCGAGCCGCAATCTGCGTCTTGTCGTTCTCGGCATCGGGCTCGCAATCATCACAGGCATCGGCATCGCTCACCAGCGCGGCGTCAAGGTCGTCGGTGTTGACGCTCTGTGTCCGTTCGGTGGCATCGAGACGCTCTGGACGCTCATCACGTCGGCGACGCTGATCCAGCGTGTCGCCGTCTCGAGCGTGATTCTGCTCGGCGTGACGCTCGCGATCGCGGTCGTGTTCCGCCGTGCGTTCTGCGGCTACATCTGTCCTCTGGGCGCCATTCAGGAGTTCGCGGCCAAGATCGGCCTGAAGCTGTTCAAGGGCAAGCGTCCCCAGATGCCCGCCGCGATCGATAAGCCCGCGCGGTTCCTCAAGTACGCCATCCTCGTGTTCTTCGCGGTGTGGAGCTGGCAGGCGGCTTCGCTCGTCATCCGCCCGTACGACCCCTGGGTTGCGTGGATGCATCTGACCTCCGCTGAACTGCTCGCCGAGTTTGCGATCGGGTTCGGCGTGCTCGTCGTCAGCATCATCGGCTCCGTCGTGTATGACCGCTTCTTCTGCAAGTACCTGTGCCCCATGGGTGGCTTGCTCGGCGCGATCTCACGTCTGTCGATCTTCAAGGTGCGCCGCAACGATTCGACCTGCACCGACTGCAAGCTGTGTGACAAGGTCTGCCCGGTCAACGTGAAGGTCTCCACCGTCGACGTCGTCAACGACGCCGAGTGCATCAACTGCAACGAGTGCGTCAACGTGTGCCCGGTCAAGGACACCCTCGTGGTCTCCTCCGGCCCGGCGCCCGCGAAGTCTCTGTCGCCGACGATGGTGCTCGGTCTGACCGTCGCCTTGGTAGCCGTGGGAATCGGACTGCCGACGGTCACAGGTAGCTTCGCCTGGACGATGCCGTCGCTCGAGAAGACGGTCGAGCAGGCCGGTGGCACCATCAACGTCGAGGACATCAAGGGTTCGATGACCTTCGCCGAGATCTCCAAGGTCACCGGTATCCCGGAGGAGGTCTTCACCGAGAAGTACGGCGTGAAGCCCGAAGAGATGAGCAGCAAGATCAAGGACCTCGCACCTATCTACGGGTTTGACGTCCACACCGACCTGCGTGACTTCATCGCCGAGAAGCTCGCTGAGCAGCCGGCTCAGTAG
- a CDS encoding class I SAM-dependent methyltransferase produces the protein MAHEKFNPAHLDRLNDPGRLLDMPPDAMWAALGNPSPKVIVDIGAGTAVFSCQFAERAPEAIVYAVDTEPTMVRWMIENRPPAVCERVRPLLSSERAVPLPTGESDLTVMINLHHELVEPIETYREALRLTRIGGQLLVVDWHPDALDKGPSVDIRVSPEQIAETARAVGFTETVIHPQLMRHSLVTARKPAVCGL, from the coding sequence ATGGCGCACGAGAAGTTCAACCCCGCACACCTCGATCGACTCAACGACCCCGGTCGGCTACTCGACATGCCGCCTGACGCGATGTGGGCCGCGTTGGGCAACCCATCGCCCAAGGTCATCGTCGACATCGGTGCCGGAACCGCCGTCTTCTCATGCCAGTTCGCCGAGCGGGCGCCCGAGGCGATCGTGTACGCGGTCGACACCGAGCCCACGATGGTGCGCTGGATGATCGAGAACCGCCCTCCCGCGGTGTGCGAGCGTGTGCGGCCCCTGCTCAGCAGTGAGCGCGCGGTCCCCTTGCCGACCGGCGAGTCCGACCTGACGGTCATGATCAACCTGCACCACGAACTCGTCGAACCGATCGAGACCTATCGCGAGGCGCTGCGCCTGACCCGTATCGGCGGCCAGTTGCTGGTCGTCGACTGGCATCCCGATGCGCTCGACAAGGGGCCGTCGGTCGACATCCGTGTCTCCCCCGAGCAGATCGCCGAAACGGCGAGGGCTGTGGGCTTCACTGAGACTGTCATTCACCCCCAGCTCATGCGGCACTCACTCGTCACGGCGCGCAAGCCCGCCGTCTGCGGGCTGTAG